The genomic segment CCCCCCGGGCCGCATTCCGGGCGCGGCGCGAGCCGTGCTAGTGGCCGGAAATGGGACTTACGTCAATCCTGGCGCTGCCTGGCGCGGACGCTCGGCGGCTTCTTTACTGCCGGACCAGCCTTGCGAGCCCGCCGCAGCGACGCGACACGCCAAACTGGCCTGAGCTCTCCCGGCTGAATATGCTCTGGTTGTGTCGACCCGGATCGTCTCTGTGTTGTTATCCCTCCTGGCTGCGATTGGCGATCCTGCGCCCGCCGCGCAGGCGGATGATGCATCCGACAGCACGGCCGGTTCGACCGTTGTCACCACCTCGAGCACTTCGTCGAGCCAACCGTATATCGGTGCGCTCTTCGTCGAGTGCACCTACGACCTGCTCATCGGCGATGACACCGACGCGCGCTCGATGACGTTTGACGCTTTTGGGATGGGCAGCGAGACCTGTGCCCTGCCGCCCGATGGGCCGCTGGCGACGGCGTCGCTGGATTACGGCTACGGCGAGTACGGCTGGCGGTTTTCCATCGACGGAGTCCCGGGCGCGGTCGCCGCCGGCACGCGCCTGCTGAGGTGCGAGGGCACCGAGCTCATCAGCAAGTTCGACGATCCGCAGACGCTGTCGCTCGTCGACCTGATGGCGTGGAGCACGAGCGGGGAAGGAGCCGACGGTGCGCCGATCCTGCCGCCGCGTCTGTGCTTCGCCAATCTGGAATGCGACGGTGAGCCGTACGGGTTCCAATGGAAGGCTGACCCCGTGTGCGGTGACGCCGATTATGATGAGGAGATCGATGCCAGCGATGCGCTGCACGTCCTGCGCACCGCCGTCGGAACGTCCGCGTGCTCCCCGGTGCCGACATCATGCGACGGCGACGGTGACGGCGTGGTGACCAGCCCCGACTCGCTCATGGTTCTCCGCAAAGCCGTCGGTCTTCCCGTCGAGACTGCATGCCGGCGACCATGCCTCCCCGGCACGATCGGCCCACCGCAGTCAGTCCGATATTTCGATGTAATGCTGACGTCGACGATGCCGCTGTCATCGGTGCAGATCGAGGTCGACTATCAGGGGCCCGGCGGATTCATCGTTTCCAGCTTCCCACCGGACCCCGAATGCTACGGACCCAAGGGTGGGTTCTTTACCAGAGACGATGATGCGAACGTGCAGGCATCGCTGTCGGCGACAGCCGCCGGTGACCTTGCGCGCTGCCGTATGCAGACCACCGGCACGTTCCCGGTGCCCGCAGACTTCTCCATCACGGTGTCCGACGACGGCGTGCCGCTGGAGAACGCGGTCGAGGTGACGTCGATTGTTGCTTGGTGAGTTCTCCGCGACTCTCAGGCGAACGAGGAAACGGCGCGGCGTCTCGGCTTACGTCAGCGGTGCCGGCAGGCCTTCCCGGCTACTCCCACTCCACCGTTGCCGGCGGCTTCGTCGAAACGTCGTAGACGACCCGGTTCACCCCGCGCACCTCGTTCGCGATACGCGACGCCGTGCGCGCCAGCACCTCCGGCGGGAATCGGAACCAATCCGCGGTCATTCCGTCCTCGCTGACGATCGCACGCAGCGCGACGACCTGGTCGTAGGTGCGATAGTCCCCTTGCACGCCCACGGTCCGCACGGGCAAGAGAACGGCAAAGGCCTGCCAGATCTGGTCGTAGAGCCCGGCTCGGCGAATCTCGTCGATGAACACCGCGTCCGCTTCGCGCAGCGTGGCAAGCGACACTTCCTCGATCGGCCCGAGCACGCGCACGGCAAGCCCCGGACCCGGGAACGGATGGCGCCACAGCAGCTCGTGCGGCAGCCCCAACACCGCGCCCGCCGCTCGCACCTCGTCCTTGAACAGCTCGCGCAGCGGCTCGACCAGCGCCAGGTTCATCTTCTCCGGGAGGCCGCCGACGTTGTGGTGGCTCTTGATCGTGGCTGACGGTCCCTTGACGGACACCGACTCGATCACGTCCGGATACAGCGTCCCCTGCCCCAGGAACGTCGCCTTGGCGCGGCCCGCACGCGGCTTCAGCGCCGCCTCCTCGAAAACCTCGATGAACACGCGCCCGATCGTCTTGCGCTTCTGCTCGGGATCCTCGATCCCGCGCAGCGCTCCGAGGAAGCGCTGAGACGCGTCGACGTAGACGAAGTCGTCGCCGAAGCGCGGGCCGAGCATCTGGCGCACCTGCTCGGCCTCGTCCTTGCGCAGCAGGCCGTTGTTGACGAACACGCACGTGAGCTGTCCCGGCACCGCCTTCTCGATCAGCGCGGCGGTGACGGTCGAATCGACGCCGCCGCTGATGCCGCAGACCACCTGTCCGTCCCCGACCAGCGCCCGAATGCGCGCAACGGCCGACTCGACGTAGCTCTCCATCGTCCAGTCGGCCTTCAGGCCGCAGATGCGGAAGAGGAAGTTCTCGAGCACCTCACGGCCGCGCTTTGTATGGACGACCTCGGGATGGAACTGCACCGCGTACTGGCGCTTGCCCTTGTGACGAAGCGCGGCCAGCGGAGAGTTGCCGCTGCGCGCGATGGCTTCCCAGCCTTCCGGTAGCTTCTCGAGCCGGTCTCCGTGGCTCATCCAGACGGTGGTGGGCTCGCCGGCACCGAAGCCGTGGAAGAGATCCTCGTCCACGTCCACGTGCAGCTCGGCATAGCCGTACTCGCGATGCGCCGAGCGCGCGACCACACCGCCGCCGGCCACGCCCAGGATGCCCATGCCGTAGCAGATGCCGAGCAGCGGAACGCCCTGCTCGAAGATCGCCGGCGACGGCGACGGCGCGCCTTCGTCGTAGACGCTGGCCGGGCCGCCCGAGAGGATGATCGCCTGCGGCGCGAGCTGGCGGATCTTCTCGGCGGGGATGTTGAAAGGATGGATCTCGCAGTACACCCGCGCTTCGCGCACGCGGCGCGCGATGAGCTGGGTGTACTGGCTGCCGAAGTCGAGGATCAGGACCATCGACACTGGGCTACTCTCGCTGATAGTTGGGCGGCTCCTTGGTCATCGTCACATCGTGGACGTGGCTTTCGGAGAGGCCGGCCGGTGAGACGCGCATGAAGCGCGCCTTGCTGCGAAGCTCCTGGAGGCTGGCGGCGCCGATGTAGCCCATGCCGGCCTTCAGGCCGCCCACGAGCTGATGAAGGATCGGCGCGATGTTGCCCTTGTAGGGCACGCGCCCTTCGATGCCTTCGGGCACCAGCTTGATGTCCTCGGTCTCCTGCTGCGAGTAGCGGTCCTTGCTCTGGCCGCCGCGCATGGCCTCCAGAGATCCCATGCCGCGATAGACCTTGTAGGTGCGGCCCTGGTACAGCACCGTCTCGCCGGGACTTTCCTCGGTTCCGGCGAGCAGGCTGCCAATCATCGTGGCGCTCGCGCCGGCGGCGAGCGCCTTGGTGATGTCGCCGCTGTAGCGGATGCCGCCGTCGGCGATCACCGGGACGCCGGCCTTGTCGGCGGCTTCGCACGCGTCGGCAACGGCGGTGAGCTGAGGAATGCCGACGCCCGAGATCACGCGCGTCGTGCAGATCGAGCCCACCCCCATGCCGACCTTGATGCCGTCGGCGCCGGCGTCGATCAGTGCCTGCGTGCCCTCGCGCGTGGCCACGTTGCCACCGATCACCTGAAGCTCGGGAAATGTTTTCTTGATCTCGGCCACGGTCTCCAGAACGTTCTTGGAATGGCCGTGCGCCGTATCGACGGCGACCACGTCCACGCCCGCTTCGTACAGCGCACGCACGCGATCCTGCCGATCGGGGCCGACGCCGACGGCGGCGCCGACGAGCAATCGTCCGTGCGTGTCCTTGGAGGCGTTGGGAAACTCGATCGACTTCTGGATGTCCTTGACCGTGATCAGGCCTTGGAGCCGTCCTCCCTCGTCGACCACCAGCAGCTTCTCGATGCGGTGGCGGTGAAGCAGCGCCGTCGCATCCTCCATGCTGATGCCGGCTCGCGTGGTGATCAGCTCCTCGCTCGTCATCAGCTCGCTGACCGGGCGCGACAGATTGCGCTCGAAGCGCACGTCGCGGTTGGTCAGGATGCCGACCAGGCGTTTTCCCTCGATCACCGGAAGGCCGCTGATGCCATGCTGGCGCATGATCTCGAGCGCTTCCGACAGCGGCGCCTGCGGCTCGATGGTGACGGGATCGCGCACCATCCAGCTCTCGCTCTTCTTGACGCGCGCCACCATCGCCGCCTGCTCGACCACATCCAGGTTGCGATGGATGAAGCCGATGCCGCCCGAGCGCGCCATCGAGATGGCGGTGCGCGATTCGGTCACCGTGTCCATGGCCGCCGAGACGAGCGGGATGTTCAGACGGATCTTGCGCGTCAGCCGAGTGCCGACGTCCGCCTGCGCAGGAAGGATCGAAGAGGCTCCCGGGACGAGGAGAACGTCGTCGAAGGTAAGCGCCTCGCGCAGATTCTCCAGGGGTTCCATGTTCTCTTGTAGCCAGGCGGGCGCCGCGTTGCAAAGAATGCAAGACCCTTGCGCACAACTGCGAAGCACCACCCCGCATGCTGGCGGGTGGCGCTGGCCTCGAGCCGCGGTCGCGGGTCGGGTCGCACTGGCGCTGCAGCAGCGTTAGGGATCGCGGCGATGATTCGCAGCTACGACAACCTCGCGCCTCGCATCGCGTTCTCGGCGTGGGTCGCGCCGACGGCGGTCGTCGTCGGCGATGTGGAGATCGGCGAGGACTCCTCGATCTGGTACGGCTGCGTCGTGCGGGGCGACGTCTTCCACGTGCGCATCGGCGCGCGCACGAACGTGCAGGACATGACGGTCATCCATGTCACGCACGAGCGCTATCCCACCATCCTTCACGACGACATCACGGTCGGCCACCGCGCGGTGCTGCATGGCTGCACCGTCGAGAGCCGCGCTCTGATCGGAATCGGCGCCGTGGTTCTGGACCAGGCGGTGATCGGTGAAGGCGCGCTGGTCGCGGCAGGCTCGCTGGTGACGCCCTCGACCCGAGTGCCGTGCGGGATGATGGTGATGGGGGCGCCGGCGCGAGTCGTGCGCGAGGTAACAGACGCCGAACGCGCCTGGATGGCGGAATCCTCGCGGAATTACGTCGAGTACGCGCGACGGCACGCGGCGGCGGGCTGACGGCTCATGCGTCCCGCCGCGGGCCGACCGCTGCGTCCCCGTGCCGCCGAGTGCGGCACGACGGGAGGCGGCGCGCTTCGGCGCAGGCATTTCGGGTCTTCAACGGGAAGCGCCGCTTCGCATAGATCAATCTGCATTGCAGGTTGTCAGAGGGGTTCCCCCCGCCCATACTCCCCGCACCTTCACCGCCGGCAATGGCGCATCGTGCGGTGACTGCGAGGTGCAACATGTATCGGTCCGTTCCGAGCGCGCTTGGCGCTGCGCTCACCGTCCTTTGCTTCGCCACGCTCGCCGCCGCCGATGACACCGTCCAATGCGACGCCGCACGCATGCGTCTTGCCGGCCAGCACAGCTCCTGCCTGGTCAAGGCCGAGGCCGTGGCGCTGCTGAAGGGCGAGACCGCCGATACCAGCCAGTGCGAGAGCAAGTTCACGGCCAAGTGCAACAAGATCCTCGACAAGTACGGCAGCGCCTGCACGCCGCCGCAGGACTGCGCAAGTCTTGCCGAGACGGCATCGTGCGTGGCCGATGCGCTGCCGTTCCCCGCACCGACCACCACCACGACTCTTCCCCCCGACTGCGATGCGGCGGGCGATCCCGACGGAGACGGATTCGACGTCGCGGCGGGCGACTGCGACGAGTGCAGCGCCTCGGTCAACCCGGGCGCCTACGACTTTGGGCAGAACGGCGTCGACGACGACTGCGACGGCACCGCCGACAATGCGGCCGCTGCCTGCGACTCCGGCCTGCCGCTGCAGGACGTCGACCCGATGAACGCGGCCCGTGCCATCGAGCTTTGCCAGCAGACCACCGGGATGGAGCTGAAATGGGGCGTCCTGAATGCCCAGTATGTGCGCGCCAGCGGCGCGCCCTACTCCTCGACGCTGCAGAACGGCCTGATC from the Candidatus Limnocylindrales bacterium genome contains:
- the guaA gene encoding glutamine-hydrolyzing GMP synthase encodes the protein MVLILDFGSQYTQLIARRVREARVYCEIHPFNIPAEKIRQLAPQAIILSGGPASVYDEGAPSPSPAIFEQGVPLLGICYGMGILGVAGGGVVARSAHREYGYAELHVDVDEDLFHGFGAGEPTTVWMSHGDRLEKLPEGWEAIARSGNSPLAALRHKGKRQYAVQFHPEVVHTKRGREVLENFLFRICGLKADWTMESYVESAVARIRALVGDGQVVCGISGGVDSTVTAALIEKAVPGQLTCVFVNNGLLRKDEAEQVRQMLGPRFGDDFVYVDASQRFLGALRGIEDPEQKRKTIGRVFIEVFEEAALKPRAGRAKATFLGQGTLYPDVIESVSVKGPSATIKSHHNVGGLPEKMNLALVEPLRELFKDEVRAAGAVLGLPHELLWRHPFPGPGLAVRVLGPIEEVSLATLREADAVFIDEIRRAGLYDQIWQAFAVLLPVRTVGVQGDYRTYDQVVALRAIVSEDGMTADWFRFPPEVLARTASRIANEVRGVNRVVYDVSTKPPATVEWE
- the guaB gene encoding IMP dehydrogenase produces the protein MEPLENLREALTFDDVLLVPGASSILPAQADVGTRLTRKIRLNIPLVSAAMDTVTESRTAISMARSGGIGFIHRNLDVVEQAAMVARVKKSESWMVRDPVTIEPQAPLSEALEIMRQHGISGLPVIEGKRLVGILTNRDVRFERNLSRPVSELMTSEELITTRAGISMEDATALLHRHRIEKLLVVDEGGRLQGLITVKDIQKSIEFPNASKDTHGRLLVGAAVGVGPDRQDRVRALYEAGVDVVAVDTAHGHSKNVLETVAEIKKTFPELQVIGGNVATREGTQALIDAGADGIKVGMGVGSICTTRVISGVGIPQLTAVADACEAADKAGVPVIADGGIRYSGDITKALAAGASATMIGSLLAGTEESPGETVLYQGRTYKVYRGMGSLEAMRGGQSKDRYSQQETEDIKLVPEGIEGRVPYKGNIAPILHQLVGGLKAGMGYIGAASLQELRSKARFMRVSPAGLSESHVHDVTMTKEPPNYQRE
- a CDS encoding gamma carbonic anhydrase family protein is translated as MIRSYDNLAPRIAFSAWVAPTAVVVGDVEIGEDSSIWYGCVVRGDVFHVRIGARTNVQDMTVIHVTHERYPTILHDDITVGHRAVLHGCTVESRALIGIGAVVLDQAVIGEGALVAAGSLVTPSTRVPCGMMVMGAPARVVREVTDAERAWMAESSRNYVEYARRHAAAG
- a CDS encoding choice-of-anchor L domain-containing protein, encoding MYRSVPSALGAALTVLCFATLAAADDTVQCDAARMRLAGQHSSCLVKAEAVALLKGETADTSQCESKFTAKCNKILDKYGSACTPPQDCASLAETASCVADALPFPAPTTTTTLPPDCDAAGDPDGDGFDVAAGDCDECSASVNPGAYDFGQNGVDDDCDGTADNAAAACDSGLPLQDVDPMNAARAIELCQQTTGMELKWGVLNAQYVRASGAPYSSTLQNGLIEVFGDNVTPRAGVRMLALSSGNARDAGDPGACGSHTCTHSTGGTPPPGFPQYVPGCPVAANINDDVALEVQLRVPTNAAGFRIKLDFYTFDYPEWVCTQYNDQSITLVTPFPPGSINGNVSFDASGTPVSANMAMQVCAGCPQGTSALSGTGFDTWSEAAATGWLTSQAPVTPGSTMTVRLAIWDAGDQATDSTVLLDAFEWIEQGPVNVQTTPAP